Within Stella humosa, the genomic segment GATCGAATCATGCCCGCAGCCGGCGCAGAGCGTGGATACCGCGCCCTCATAGTCGCGCCGCGTGTAGCCCAGCCGGTTCGTCGGCAGCTTGGGGTGGTGGAACTTCGGCTTGGTGATGAAGGTCATGGCACCGCCTTCCGGAGCGGGACGACGTTGAGGTCGGGCAGGGCAGCCGCGATCGCGCCGACGATGAAGCGCGCCGTGATCGGCGTGCCGTCATAGTGGCGGATGCTGACCAGCCGGGCGGGGTCGAGATCGCATTCGGAGACCAGCAGGGTACGCATCTGCCCGTCGCGGTTCTGCTCGACGAGGAAGACGGTGTCGTGCCGGCGCACGAAGTCCGCCACCGCGTCGGAGAAGGGAAAGGCCCGCAGGCGCAGCGTGTCGGCGTGGATGCCGCGCTCGGCCATGGTCACCAGCGCCTCGTCCATGGCGGCCGCCGTCGAGCCGAAATAGACGATGCCGAGGCCGGTCGGCTCGGCCGCCGCGCGCTCGACCGGGGCCGGCACCAGGGTCTTGGCCGTCTCGAACTTGGCGAGCAGGCGCTCCATGTTGTCGATATAGACCGGCCCCTCCTCGCTGTAGCGGGCGTAGCGGTCGCGCGTCGTGCCGCGGGTGAAGTAGGAGCCGCGGGTCGGATGGGTGCCGGGATAGGTCCGGTAGGGGATGCCGTCGCCATCGACATCGAGATAGCGGCCGAAGTCGATGCCGGCCTCCAGCATCTCGCGCGTCATCACCTTGCCGCGGTCCATGCGGCGGTTGTCGTCCCAGGCGAAAGGGCGGCACAGCCACTCGTTCATGCCGATGTCGAGGTCGAGCATGACGAAGACCGGCGTCTGCAGCCGGTCCGCCAGGTCGAAGGCGAGCGAGCCCATCTCGAACGCCTCGTTCGGGTCCTCCGGCAGCAGCAGGACGTGCTTGGTGTCGCCGTGCGAGGCGTAGGCGCAGGCCAAGAGGTCCGATTGCTGCGTGCGGGTCGGCATGCCGGTCGACGGGCCGCCGCGCTGCACGTCGAAGATGACGGCCGGAATCTCGGCGAAATAGGCCAAGCCCAGGAATTCCTGCATCAGCGAGATGCCGGGGCCGGAGGTGGATGTGAAGGCCCGCGCCCCGTTCCAACCCGCCCCGATCACCATGCCGATCGAGGCAAGCTCGTCCTCGGCCTGGACGATGGCGTACTTGTTCTGCTCGCCCTCGCCGCGGAAGCGGCGGCAATGGCGCTGGAACGCCTCGGCCAGCGACGAGGAGGGCGTGATCGGATACCAGGCGCAGACGGTGGCGCCGCCATAGACCGCCCCCAGGGCGGCGGCGGCGTTGCCGTCGACGAAGATGGCGTCGCCCACCGCATCGGCCGCCCGCACCTTCAGCGGCAGCGGGCAGGGGAACTCCTGGAGCGCGTAGTCGCGGCCCATGTGGAGCGCATCGATGTTCGGGCGGATTAGCTTGTCCTTGCCCTTGAACTGCTCGGCGATCAGCGCCTCGATCACGGCCGGGTCGATGTCGAGCAGGGCCGAGAGCGCGCCGACATAGATGATGTTCTTGAAGAGCTGGCGCTGGCGCGAATCCGTGTAGGCGCGGTTGCAGATCGCCGTCAGCGGCACGCCCAGCACGGTGATGTCGGGCCGGAACTTCGAGGCCGGCATCGGCTTGGTCGAGTCGTAGAAGAGATAGCCGCCGGGATCGACGCCGTTCACGTCCTTGTCCCAGGTCTGCGGGTTCATCGCCACCATCAGGTCGACGCCGCCGCGGGCGCCGCGCCAGCCCTGCTCGGTCACCCGCACCTCGTACCAGGTCGGCAGGCCCTGGATGTTCGAGGGGAAGATATTGCGCGCGACGACGGGCACGCCCATGCGGATGATGGAGCGGGCAAACAGCAGGTTGGCGCTGGCCGAACCGGAACCGTTGACGTTGGCGAACTTGACGACGAAGTCGTTGGTCCGGTCCCCGCCGGGGGACTGGATGAGCGAAGAGCCGGCTAGTGACTGCGGCATGCGTGCCCCGCGTGCGTCATCTCGAGAAGGAATTTCTGCATGTCCCAGGCGCCGGTCGGGCAGCGCTCGGCGCACAGGCTGCAGTGGAGGCAGACATCCTCGTCCTTCACCATCACCCGCCCGGTCTTCAACTCGCCTGAGACGTAGAGCGCCTGCGACAGGTCGGTGGAGGGTGCGTTGAGCCGGTCGCGCAGCTCGGGCTCCGGCCCATTGGCGGTGAAGGTGATGCAGTCGACCGGGCAGATGTCGGCGCATGCGTCGCACTCGATGCAGAGCCTGTCGGTGAAGACCGTCTGCACGTCGCAGTTCAGGCAGCGCTGCGCCTCGGCAAACGCCATCTGCGGGTCGAAGCCCAGCTCCACCTCGACGCCGATGTTGCGCAGCGTCTTCTCGGGCGGCGCCCATGGCACCTTCAGGCGCAGGTCGGAGGAGATGTCGTTGTCGTAGCTCCACTCGTGGATGCCCATCTTCTGGCCGGACATCTCGACCGCCGGGGGCGGGCGCTCGCCCACGTCCAGACCCTGGCAGAAGCGGTCGATCGAGATCCCCGCCTCGTGCCCGTGGGCCACCGCCCAGATGATGTTCTTGGGCCCGAAGGCGCTGTCGCCGCCGAAGAAGACGCGCGGGTTGGTCGACTGGAAGGTGGCAGGGTCGAGCTTGGGCAGGCCCCAGCGGTCGAAGGCGACGCCCGTGTCGGCCTCGATCCAGGGAAAGGCGTTCTCCTGCCCGACCGCGACCAGCACGTCGTCGCAGTCGACCCGCTCGTCCGGCTCGCCGGTCGGCACGAGCGAACGGCGGCCATCGGCGTCGTACTGCGCCCGCACCTTCTCGAACAGCATGCCGGTCAGCCGGCCGCCCTCGTGCAGGAATTCCTTGGGCACCATGAAGTTGAGGATCGGGATGCCCTCGTGGGTGGCATCCTCCTTCTCCCAGGGCGAGGCCTTCATCTCGTCATAGCCCGACCGGACGATGACCTTCACTTCGTCGCCGCCCAGCCGCCGGGCCGAGCGGCAGCAATCCATCGCCGTGTTGCCGCCGCCCAGCACGATCACCCGCCGGCCGATCTTCTCGATATGCCCGAAGGAGACGCTGGACAGCCAGTCGATGCCGACATGGATGTTGGCCGCGGCCTCCTTGCGGCCGGGCAGGTCGAGGTCCTTGCCGCGCGGCGCGCCGGTGCCGACGAAGACGGCGTCGAACCCCTCGTCCAGGACCGCGCGCAGGCTGTCGACCTCCGCCCCCAGGCGCAGATCGACGCCCATGCCGGTGATGTAGCCGACCTCTTCGTCGATCACCTCCTCGGGCAGGCGGAAGCGCGGGATCTGGCTGCGGATCATGCCGCCGGCGCGGGAATCGCGGTCGAAGATGGTGCAGTGGTAGCCGAGCGGCATCAGGTCGCGCGCCACCGTCAGCGCCGCCGGACCGGCGCCGATCAGCGCCACCCGCTTGCCGTTCTTGGCCGTCGGGATGGCCGGCAGGCGATCGGTGATGTCGTCCTTGTAATCGGCCGCCACGCGCTTCAGGCGGCAGATGGCGACGGGCTCGTCCTCCACCCGGCCGCGGCGGCAGGCCGGCTCGCACGGGCGGTCGCAGGTCCGTCCCAGGATCCCCGGGAAGACGTTCGATTTCCAGTTCACCATGTAGGCGTCGGAATAGCGCCCGGCCGAGATCAGCCGGATGTATTCCGGCACCGGCGTATGGGCGGGACACGCCCACTGGCAATCGACGACCTTGTGGAAATAGCTGGGATTGCGAATATCGGTGGGCGGAACACCACCGTCGCCGCCCACACCGCGTCCATCCATGAAAAGCGCCCTTCCTCAAGCCCCGGACAGGCCCTCTGCCGGGACCATTTGTCGCGGAACCTTGCACCAACGACCGGCCGGCCGCAACGGCGTTTCGCCGGCCCCCGGCTGCCATGCTTCCGCCCATTTCGCGGGCGACATTCGCGTTCCCGGTTGGTGAATATCCCCCAAAGGAGCAAGCCATGCGTGCCATTCCCTCCCGTGCCGCAGCCCTGTCCGCCGCCACCGTGGCGATCCTGGCGCTGGCCACGCCGCTCGCGGCCCATCACGGCTGGGGCGCCTACGATGCCGCCAAACAGTTGGAGCTGGCCGGCACCGTGAAGGAGATCAGCTACGACAACCCCCACGGCACCATGCGGCTGGAGGTGCCGGGCAAGACCTGGACGGTCATCCTGGCGCCGCCGTCGCGCATGCGCAGCCGCGGCCTGACGCCCGAGATGGTGGCGGTCGGCCGGCAGGTGACGGTCGTGGGCTACCCGCACCGCACCGACGAGCAGGAACTGCGGGCCGAGCGCGTGGTGGCCGAGGGCAAGACGGTCGAGCTGCGCTGACCGGCGACGGGGGCCGGACGATGGGCGGCGCCGCACCGCAGGTCGCCTGGGCGCTGGCCATCGAACGGTCGGCGGCCGGCGACTTCATCCGCGAATCGGCCTGGATCTATCCCTGGTCGAACATCGTCCATGTGGTGGGCGTGGCGCTGCTGCTGGGGGCGGTCGCCGTCTTCGACCTGCGCCTGCTGGGCGTGCTGCGGGCCGCGCGGCCGGCGGATGCGGCCGCCCTGGCGCTGCCGGTGGCGCGCCTGGGCTTCCTGCTGGCACTGCCGACCGGCCTCGTCCTTTTCGTCGCCGAGGCCAACGGCGTCGTCACCAACCCCGTGTTCCTGGTCAAGTTCGCGGCCATCGCCGTGGGCTTGGCCAACATCGCGGCCTTCCACCTGGGGCCGCTGCGCGATGTCGCCGCCTGGACCGGCATTCCGCCGGCAGCGCGCATGGTGGCCCTGCTGTCGCTGTCGGCCTGGCTGGTGGCCGCCGTCTGCGGCCGCTGGGCGGCATACGTCTGATTGGCGCCGGGGCCGCCGGCAGTGCTAACGTCGCGGCCCCGATTGCACGACGAGGCGCGCCTTTCATGGCCGAAGACCTGTCCATCAGCACGCCCTACACGAACCACTACTTCTCGTCGCTGGCGCCGGCGATGCTGCAGTTCGTGCCTCTGCTGCACCGCTGGCAGGCGGGGCCGGCCGCCACCCGGCTGCCGACGCAGGACCGCTTCAACTATGTCGAGTTCGGCTGCGGCCAGGCGCTGAGCCTGCTGATCATGGCCGCCGGCAATCCGAATGCCACCTTCTACGGCATCGACTACAGCGCCGCCCACATCGCCCGGGCACGGCGCATGGCCGACCAGGCGGGGCTGGCCAACGTCGTGCTGATGGAGCGCGCGTTCGAGGACATGAAGCCCGAGGACCTGCCGCCGATCGACATGGCGGTGCTGCACGGCGTCTATAGCTGGATTCCGCCGGCCGCCCGCGACGCGCTGGTCGACGTCATCGACCGGCACCTGCGGCCGGGCGGCATCGTCTATGTCAGCTACAACACGCTGACCTCGTGGACGGCGCTGCTGCCGATCCAGAAACTCCTGACCGAGTTCGCGGCCCAGGCCAGCGGCTCGCCGGAGGACCGGGCACGCAAGGCGCTCGACTTCCTGGAGAAGCTGCTGGAGACCAATTCCGGCCACTTCAAGGACGCCAAGGCGCTGGCCGCCTGGCTGAAGCACACCAAGGGCGGCGACATCCGCTACGTGCTGCACGAATACTTCGTCAGCCACTGGGAGCCGACGCCGCACAGCGAGGTGGCGGCCCGGTTTGGGCGGGCCAAGCTCAACTATGTCGGCACCTGCGACGTGGTGGACACGCTCGACCGCTTCATCCTGCAGCCGGCGGCGAGCAAGGCGCTGAGCGAGGTGCCCGCCGGCCCGCTGCGCGAGACGGCCGGCGACCTGATGCGCAACAACGGCTTCCGCCGCGACGTCTATGTCCGCGGGCCGGTGGCCACGACCCCGTCGGAGTGGCGCGACCGGGTGCGCGAGCAGCGGTTCGCCCTGATCCGCCGGCGCGACCGCTGCGGCATGAGCGCCAAGTTCCCGATCGGCACGGTCGAGCTGAACAAGGAAGCGTTCGACCCGGCGCTCGACCGGCTGGCCGACGGGCCAGCGACGCTGGGCGACCTCCTGCCCATCATGGGCGAGACCCAGGACGGCAACGCGTTGCGCCGCCTGGTGACGATGGTGGCGGCCGGCTATGCCGCGCCCTGCCCGCCGGTCGATGCCGATCCAGGCCCGTCGGACCGGCTGAACCGGGTGCTGGCCGACGAGGTGGCGCTGGGGCATTCGCACGACGTGCTGGCCTCGCCCGTGCTGGGGGCGGGCGCGCGCGTCGCCACCCCGCGCATCGTGGCGCTGGCCAAGGACACCCCGCCGCCCGCGCCCGGCGCGCCCGAGGAGCCGGACTACCTGGCCGAGCGGCGGCTGATGGACAATCTGCGCGTGCGGCTGCGCCGGGGGTAGCCGCCGTCAGCCGGCGAGGCGATCGGCGACCAGCGCCGCCACCGAGGGCAGGAAACCATCGTCCTCGTTGATCGCCTCGCCCGCCGACATGGTGGTCAGGAAGAACTCCTGGCCGGCCGGCAGGATGGCGCGGATGGTGTCGTGGCGGCGGAAATTGGCGTTGTCGTCGCCGATCCAGCGCGTGCGCCCGGCCTTCGACCAGACCTGGCTGCCGGCCGGCAGGCCGGCGGCAAGATAGCCGTTCACCTGGTAGGCCGCGCGCGGCCGGTGGGGGCTGTCGAGGTCGCGCGCCAGGTGATCGCGCACCACTGCCGCGCGCGGCCCCGGCAGGATGTCGCCGTGGAACACGGCATACATCAGCCGGGCGACGGCTCCGGCGCTGAGCCGGTTGTGCCCTGCGCCGTCGGGGCCGAGCGATGCCCGCTCGCGCCCGTAGCGCTGGTCGTCCATCAGCTTCTGGTCGAGGTTGAGGCCCGCCAGCTCGGGCCAGTTCCAGGCCAGGAAGAAGCGGTTGAAGGCCTGGCGCCGGTCCTTCCAGCGGGCCATCTCCTCGTCCCCCAGCAGCGTATCGCCGGTGGTGCCGGTGACGAGGTCGATGACGTAGTTGGTGGCCGTGTTGGACGACCACAGGATCATGTCGCGCATCGCCCGGTCGAGGTCGGGATGGTCGATGATACGGCCCTGCTCCAGCCAGGCCTGGCAGGCGACGAGGTGGAACACCTTCACCAGCGAGCAGGGGTAGAAGCCCATCGCCGGCCGCAGCGCCGCACCGCGTGGACGACCGCCCGGCCCGGGGCCGGTCAGCAGCACGAAGGCGAACTGGTCTTCGGGCAGGCGATGGCGGCGCAGGGCATCGCTGGCCAGCGCCTCTACTTCCCGGCCGATGCCGGCAAGGAGGGCATCCTCGTCGAAGAACGTCATTGGAGACTCGCAGGTGGGATGGGGGTTCGGCCGATCGGCCGATTGGCTTGACCCCCAGCATCCCCGACCCTGCCCCGGCGGGCAAGATCAACCTGGGCGTTGGTCAGTCGGCGGGGTTGGTCAGTCGCCGGCCGCCGGCTTGGCCTGGGCGTCGACCTCGTTGAAGGCCTCCCGCGCGATGCGGAAGCAGTCGACCCCGGCCGGAATGCCGCAATAGATCGCCACCTGGAGGAAGACCTCCCGGATCTCGGCCCGGCTGACGCCGTTCTTGAGGGCGCCCTTCACGTGCATCTTCAACTCGTGCGGGCGGTTGAGCGCGCTGATCATGGCGAGGTTCAGCATGGAGCGGGTCTTGCGCGGCAGGTCTTCCCGGCCCCAGACCCAGCCCCAGCAATACTCCGTCGTCAGCTCCTGCATCGGCATGTTGAAGTCGTCGGCGGCCGCGAACGACTTCTCGACGAACTCCGCCCCCAGCACATCCTTGCGGATGGCCAGGCCACGCTCGAACATCTCGTTGCTCATCGGGAATCCTTTCCGTTCACGCGACGGCAGCCGGCCCGGCGGAAACCCCGCCGGGCCGTCCGCGCCTCTACTTCTTCGACCAGACCGGCTGGGCCAGGGCGAGATCGAGCGGGAAGACGGTCTTGGGGATGCCGTCCTGCCACTGCACGATTGTCAGGCCCGCATTCACCCGCCGGCCCTTCTCGTCGAACTTGATGAGGCCGCCCGGATAGTACTTGGAGGGCCCGAGGTCGAGCGTGCGCAGGGCCTGGGCGACCGCCTCCTTGTCGGCCTTGCCGGACTTCTCGAGTGCGGCCGCGATCACCCACATGTCGGCATAGGTCGAGATGCCGTTCTGGGTCATCCAGGGCTCGCCATACTTGGTCTTCAGCTCGGCCATCAGCGGCTCGTGGCCCTTGGAGCCCCAGCTCCCGACGCAGGTCATGACGCCTTGCAGCAGCTCCGGCGCCATCGTCTTCAGCATGTCGGGCTCGGCAATGGCGATGCCGAACGAGATGGTCGGGATGCGCGCCTGGCCCAGGCCGAACTCGTTCATCTTCTCCAGGATCAGCTTGCCGTCGGAGATGACGGTCGGCAGGAAGAACAGCAGGTCGGGCCGGGTGGCGCGCACCTTCTGCACCAGGGGCGTGGCGTCGGACAGGGGCGGGGTGAAGGTCTCGTCGACGACGAGCTGCAGCCCGTGCTCCTTCAGCAGGCGCTCGCGCATCGGCTTCACGGACGCCACCGACGCGCCGGTGTTGTCGGTGATGATGGCGACGGTCTTGGGCTTCTTGCCGGTGGCGTTCTCGGCCACCTTCATCACCTCGGGCAGGCACTGCTCGGCCTGGGAGGCGGCCGTGGCCGAGGTCTGGAAGACGTACTTGAAGCCGCGGTCGGTGATGAGGTCGGAATAGGAGAGCGTCAGGACCGGCAACTGTGCGCGCTCCGTCACCTCCGTCACGGCCAGCGTGAAGGAGGAGAGGTAGGCGCCGCTGGCCGCCACCAGGTCGGTCTCCTGCGCCACCATGCGCTGGGCCGCGTTCTTGGCCTTCTCGGTGGTGTCGCCGGAATCGAGCAGTACCATCTTCAGCTTGGCGCCACCCAGCGCCTTGATGCCGCCCTGGGCGTTGATGTGCTCGATCGCCATCTCCGCACCCATGCGCATGACCGCACCCGGGCGGGCATAGAGGCCCGACAGCGGCACCAGCAGGCCGACCTTCACCTCGGCCGGGTTCTGGGCGGCGGCGGGCGGGGCCAAGCCCAGCCCGGCCAGTACCGGCAGTGCGAGCGTCCAGAGCAATGTCGTCTTCGTCTTGGTGCGCATCGTCGTTTCCTCCGTGGGTGAGGCCACTGTTCCCGTGGCTTGGTGAAAGGGCGCCTACATCCCGAGATAGGCTTGGCGGACGCGGTCGTCGGCGCGCAGCGTCCGGTTGTCGCCCTCGAGCACGACGCGGCCGGCCTCCAGCACATAGCCGTGGTCGGCCGATTCCAGCGCCTCGGCCACCCGCTGCTCGACCAGCAGGATGGTGAGGCCTGTGTCGCGGCGGATCTCGATCAGCTTCTCGAAGATGAAGTCGGCGATGGTCGGCGCCAGGCCCATCGACGGCTCATCCAGCATCAGCAGCTTGGGCGAGGAGGCGAGCCCCCGACCGATCGCCACCATCTGCTGCTCGCCGCCCGACAGCGTGCCGGCCAACTGCCCGCGGCGGTCGGCCAGGACGGGCAGCCAGGCCAGGATGCGCTGGATGTTGTGCTTCCAGTCGCGCTGGCCGGCCGCCGTGAAGGCCCCCATCTCCAGGTTCTCCATCACCGTTAGCGAGGGGAAGACCTGGCGCCCCTCGGGCACGTGGGCGATGCCGAGATGGGCGCGCCGGGCGGCCGGCAGCGCCAGCAGGTCGGTGCCCTCGAAGGTGATGCTGCCGGCGGTCGGCCGGACGATGCCGGAGATGGTCTTGAACAGGGTCGTCTTGCCCGCCCCGTTGGGTCCGACCACGGCCACGAACTGCCCGGCATCGACCGCCAGCGAGACCTGGCGCAGGACGGGCACGGCCGAATAGCCGGCCACGACGTTCTCAAGAGTCAGCATTGGCTCAAGCGTCAGCATTGGCCATCCATTTCCGGCCGAGATAGGCCTCGATCACGCGCGGGTCGCGGGTCACCTGGTCGGGCGGGCCGTCGACCAGCACGGCGCCGTGGTCGAGCACGACGAAATGGTCGACCAGGCGGACCATGGCCTGCATCGTGTGCTCAATGATGATGATGGTGATGGCCTCGCCCGCCAGGCGGCGGATGACGGCCACCACCTCGTCGGCCTCGCCATGGCCGAGGCCGGCCAGCGTCTCATCGAGCAGCAGGGTCCGGGGCTGCCCGGCCAGCGCGCGGGCCAGCTCCATCAACCGCAGCTCCTTGGTGGTGAGCTGGCTGGCGGGCCGGTCGGCGATGGCCGACAGCCCGACGCGGGCGATGGCGTCGGCGGCGAAGCGCCGCGCCTCCTCGTCGGTGGCGGCGCGGACATAGGCGCCGACGATCACGTTCTCGGCCACCGACATGCGCTGGAACGGCCGCATCACCTGGAAGGTGCGGCCGACGCCGAGCCGGCACAGGCGGTGCGGCTTCAGCCCGATCGTCGCCTGGCCGTGGAACGCCACCTCCCCCTGGTCGGGGACGAGGAAGCCGTTCAGCAGGTTGAAGAGGGTCGTCTTTCCCGCCCCGTTCGGACCGATGATGCCGAGGATGGCGCCCTGCGGCACATCGAAGCTGACGTCGCGCACCGCCCTCAAGCCGCCGAACGACTTCGACAGGTTGCGCACGCTGAGCGCGATCGGCGCACCGGCCACCGGCGGCACGCGCGCCGGCAAGGTGGCCGCGGGCGTGTCCGCCGCCGGGGCAGCCGTCGCGGCCGGCGCAGCCGGGCGGCGGCGGAAGCGGTCCCGCACCTTCCAGTAGACGCCCTCGGGCGCCACCAGGATGACGCCGATGATGGCCAGCCCGAAGATCACCCCCTGGATGCCGGGGAAGCGGGCGCCCAGCTCGGCATGCAGCACCTCGGCCACCGGGATCAGGATGATCGAGCCGATGACCGGCCCCCAGACGCTGCCGATGCCGCCGAACATGCTGACGGTCAGCGCCTGCGCCGACACCAGCATGCCGAACACCGATGGCGGCGTGACCACCAGCAGGACGACCGCATAGAAGCCGCCGACCATGCCGGCGATGGCGCCGCTGACCGCGATCGAGCGCAGCTTCCAGGCCAGCGTATCGATGCCGGCCGCCTCGGCCGCGGCCTCGTTCTGCTTGATCGCCAGCAACGCCCGGCCGAAGCGCGAGCGCTCGATCGCCTGGGTCAGGACCATGACCGCGATCAGCAGCGCCAGCGCCAGCAGGGTATAGATGCGGTGGTCGGAGAACTGCATGTAGGCGGCCGGGTTCTCGCGCTTGATCGGCAGCGTGAGCTCCTGGTAGCCGAGCCATTCGAAGACGTAGAGAAGCGCCAGCGGGTAGGCCAGCATGGCCAGCGCGAAATAATGCCCGCGCAGCCGGAAGGTCGGGAAGCCGATCACGACCCCCGCCAGCCCGCCGATCACGGCCGAGACCGGGATCATCAGCCAGGGCGAAAAGTCGAAGTAGATCTGGCCCAGCGCCGTGGCATAGGCGCCCAGGCCGAAGAAGGCCGCGTGGCCGAACGAGACCAGGCCCGTATAGCCGCTGAGCACGTTCCAGGAGAGGCCGAAGCAGGCCCAGACCAGGACCAGCGTCAGCATGAGCTGGTAGTAGGAGTTGGTGACGGCCAGCGACAGGCCCGCATAGGCCAGCGCGAAGGCGAGGATGGGCAAGAAGTAGCGGGCGCGCATCGTCACGTCCTCTCGACGACGCGGCCGAAGAAGCCCTGCGGCCGCAGGAAGACGATCAGGAGGAAGACCACGAAGATGGCGGCGTTCTGTAGCTGGGTCGGCAGCACCAGGGTCGAGAGCTGCTGCACCAGGCCGATCGTCATGCCGCCCCAGAAGGCGCCGATGATGCTGCCCATGCCGCCCAGCACGACGCCGGCATACATGACGATGACGTATTCGAGCCCGATATAGGGGTGGAACGGATAGTTGGTGGCGAGCAGCCCGCCGGCGATGGCCGTGATGCCGACGCCCAGCGCGAAGGCGATCCGGTGCGAATGGTCGACGTCGATGCCCATGTAGGTCGCGGCCTCGGGATTGTCGGCCGCCGCCCGCAGCGACTTGCCGAGCCGCGAGCGGGTGATCATCGCGGCCAGCACGGCGATGGTGGCGACCGACACCAGGGCCGCGATGGTGCGCGACTTGTTGAGGAAGATGCTGACGAAGTCGCCCCAGAAGGGCCCGATCTCCCAGGCCGAGCTGGAGAGCGG encodes:
- a CDS encoding DUF6644 family protein, with the protein product MGGAAPQVAWALAIERSAAGDFIRESAWIYPWSNIVHVVGVALLLGAVAVFDLRLLGVLRAARPADAAALALPVARLGFLLALPTGLVLFVAEANGVVTNPVFLVKFAAIAVGLANIAAFHLGPLRDVAAWTGIPPAARMVALLSLSAWLVAAVCGRWAAYV
- a CDS encoding serine hydrolase, with translation MTFFDEDALLAGIGREVEALASDALRRHRLPEDQFAFVLLTGPGPGGRPRGAALRPAMGFYPCSLVKVFHLVACQAWLEQGRIIDHPDLDRAMRDMILWSSNTATNYVIDLVTGTTGDTLLGDEEMARWKDRRQAFNRFFLAWNWPELAGLNLDQKLMDDQRYGRERASLGPDGAGHNRLSAGAVARLMYAVFHGDILPGPRAAVVRDHLARDLDSPHRPRAAYQVNGYLAAGLPAGSQVWSKAGRTRWIGDDNANFRRHDTIRAILPAGQEFFLTTMSAGEAINEDDGFLPSVAALVADRLAG
- a CDS encoding ABC transporter substrate-binding protein; this translates as MRTKTKTTLLWTLALPVLAGLGLAPPAAAQNPAEVKVGLLVPLSGLYARPGAVMRMGAEMAIEHINAQGGIKALGGAKLKMVLLDSGDTTEKAKNAAQRMVAQETDLVAASGAYLSSFTLAVTEVTERAQLPVLTLSYSDLITDRGFKYVFQTSATAASQAEQCLPEVMKVAENATGKKPKTVAIITDNTGASVASVKPMRERLLKEHGLQLVVDETFTPPLSDATPLVQKVRATRPDLLFFLPTVISDGKLILEKMNEFGLGQARIPTISFGIAIAEPDMLKTMAPELLQGVMTCVGSWGSKGHEPLMAELKTKYGEPWMTQNGISTYADMWVIAAALEKSGKADKEAVAQALRTLDLGPSKYYPGGLIKFDEKGRRVNAGLTIVQWQDGIPKTVFPLDLALAQPVWSKK
- a CDS encoding carboxymuconolactone decarboxylase family protein; its protein translation is MSNEMFERGLAIRKDVLGAEFVEKSFAAADDFNMPMQELTTEYCWGWVWGREDLPRKTRSMLNLAMISALNRPHELKMHVKGALKNGVSRAEIREVFLQVAIYCGIPAGVDCFRIAREAFNEVDAQAKPAAGD
- a CDS encoding ABC transporter ATP-binding protein, which produces MLTLEPMLTLENVVAGYSAVPVLRQVSLAVDAGQFVAVVGPNGAGKTTLFKTISGIVRPTAGSITFEGTDLLALPAARRAHLGIAHVPEGRQVFPSLTVMENLEMGAFTAAGQRDWKHNIQRILAWLPVLADRRGQLAGTLSGGEQQMVAIGRGLASSPKLLMLDEPSMGLAPTIADFIFEKLIEIRRDTGLTILLVEQRVAEALESADHGYVLEAGRVVLEGDNRTLRADDRVRQAYLGM
- a CDS encoding class I SAM-dependent methyltransferase translates to MAEDLSISTPYTNHYFSSLAPAMLQFVPLLHRWQAGPAATRLPTQDRFNYVEFGCGQALSLLIMAAGNPNATFYGIDYSAAHIARARRMADQAGLANVVLMERAFEDMKPEDLPPIDMAVLHGVYSWIPPAARDALVDVIDRHLRPGGIVYVSYNTLTSWTALLPIQKLLTEFAAQASGSPEDRARKALDFLEKLLETNSGHFKDAKALAAWLKHTKGGDIRYVLHEYFVSHWEPTPHSEVAARFGRAKLNYVGTCDVVDTLDRFILQPAASKALSEVPAGPLRETAGDLMRNNGFRRDVYVRGPVATTPSEWRDRVREQRFALIRRRDRCGMSAKFPIGTVELNKEAFDPALDRLADGPATLGDLLPIMGETQDGNALRRLVTMVAAGYAAPCPPVDADPGPSDRLNRVLADEVALGHSHDVLASPVLGAGARVATPRIVALAKDTPPPAPGAPEEPDYLAERRLMDNLRVRLRRG
- a CDS encoding FAD-dependent oxidoreductase, translated to MDGRGVGGDGGVPPTDIRNPSYFHKVVDCQWACPAHTPVPEYIRLISAGRYSDAYMVNWKSNVFPGILGRTCDRPCEPACRRGRVEDEPVAICRLKRVAADYKDDITDRLPAIPTAKNGKRVALIGAGPAALTVARDLMPLGYHCTIFDRDSRAGGMIRSQIPRFRLPEEVIDEEVGYITGMGVDLRLGAEVDSLRAVLDEGFDAVFVGTGAPRGKDLDLPGRKEAAANIHVGIDWLSSVSFGHIEKIGRRVIVLGGGNTAMDCCRSARRLGGDEVKVIVRSGYDEMKASPWEKEDATHEGIPILNFMVPKEFLHEGGRLTGMLFEKVRAQYDADGRRSLVPTGEPDERVDCDDVLVAVGQENAFPWIEADTGVAFDRWGLPKLDPATFQSTNPRVFFGGDSAFGPKNIIWAVAHGHEAGISIDRFCQGLDVGERPPPAVEMSGQKMGIHEWSYDNDISSDLRLKVPWAPPEKTLRNIGVEVELGFDPQMAFAEAQRCLNCDVQTVFTDRLCIECDACADICPVDCITFTANGPEPELRDRLNAPSTDLSQALYVSGELKTGRVMVKDEDVCLHCSLCAERCPTGAWDMQKFLLEMTHAGHACRSH
- a CDS encoding 2-oxoacid:acceptor oxidoreductase subunit alpha; the encoded protein is MPQSLAGSSLIQSPGGDRTNDFVVKFANVNGSGSASANLLFARSIIRMGVPVVARNIFPSNIQGLPTWYEVRVTEQGWRGARGGVDLMVAMNPQTWDKDVNGVDPGGYLFYDSTKPMPASKFRPDITVLGVPLTAICNRAYTDSRQRQLFKNIIYVGALSALLDIDPAVIEALIAEQFKGKDKLIRPNIDALHMGRDYALQEFPCPLPLKVRAADAVGDAIFVDGNAAAALGAVYGGATVCAWYPITPSSSLAEAFQRHCRRFRGEGEQNKYAIVQAEDELASIGMVIGAGWNGARAFTSTSGPGISLMQEFLGLAYFAEIPAVIFDVQRGGPSTGMPTRTQQSDLLACAYASHGDTKHVLLLPEDPNEAFEMGSLAFDLADRLQTPVFVMLDLDIGMNEWLCRPFAWDDNRRMDRGKVMTREMLEAGIDFGRYLDVDGDGIPYRTYPGTHPTRGSYFTRGTTRDRYARYSEEGPVYIDNMERLLAKFETAKTLVPAPVERAAAEPTGLGIVYFGSTAAAMDEALVTMAERGIHADTLRLRAFPFSDAVADFVRRHDTVFLVEQNRDGQMRTLLVSECDLDPARLVSIRHYDGTPITARFIVGAIAAALPDLNVVPLRKAVP
- a CDS encoding DUF6152 family protein, coding for MRAIPSRAAALSAATVAILALATPLAAHHGWGAYDAAKQLELAGTVKEISYDNPHGTMRLEVPGKTWTVILAPPSRMRSRGLTPEMVAVGRQVTVVGYPHRTDEQELRAERVVAEGKTVELR